A stretch of Anolis sagrei isolate rAnoSag1 chromosome X, rAnoSag1.mat, whole genome shotgun sequence DNA encodes these proteins:
- the LOC137094903 gene encoding SERTA domain-containing protein 1-like, with amino-acid sequence MLAKGMKRKRSEDEAPDPLAATSPSSSLFSLSVSKLHQSLQHVEPNLRHLVLVANTLRRIQGEMQPAVSPVIPAALGGGDPLASAPVPLEPCRKPPAPLAPHVDELLISNMDISVFSSILEDLSGIEGLGDSFQPSLGAPGDLLSPEPERTSHPGPPGSLEILGPGGYLLEDGLEGLFEDIDTSMYDSDLWLPTELPHLKEGFSTTAQEKPDLADLDYLMDMLVEAQEL; translated from the coding sequence ATGTTGGCCAAGGGCATGAAACGGAAGCGGAGCGAAGACGAGGCGCCAGACCCCCTTGCGGCCACCTCGCCATCCAGCTCCCTCTTCAGCCTCTCtgtctccaaactgcaccagagcCTCCAACATGTGGAACCCAACCTCCGGCACCTGGTGCTGGTGGCAAACACCCTCCGGCGCATCCAGGGTGAGATGCAGCCAGCCGTAAGCCCCGTTATTCCCGCAGCCCTTGGCGGGGGAGACCCACTTGCCTCTGCTCCCGTCCCTTTGGAGCCTTGCAGGAAGCCTCCGGCACCTCTTGCCCCCCATGTGGACGAGCTTCTGATCTCCAACATGGACATCTCGGTCTTCTCCAGCATTTTGGAGGACTTGAGTGGCATAGAGGGTCTGGGGGACTCGTTCCAGCCCTCACTCGGAGCGCCTGGAGACTTGCTCAGTCCAGAGCCAGAACGGACTTCCCATCCTGGCCCTCCCGGCTCTCTAGAGATCTTGGGCCCTGGTGGGTACCTCCTGGAAGATGGCCTGGAGGGCCTCTTTGAAGACATTGACACTTCCATGTATGACTCTGACCTCTGGTTGCCCACTGAACTTCCACACCTCAAGGAAGGCTTCTCAACTACGGCGCAGGAGAAGCCGGATTTAGCCGACCTTGACTATCTCATGGACATGCTGGTGGAGGCTCAGGAGCTGTga